ACGACAAGATGGAAGCGCTGGCCCGCGAGCACAAGCCGCGCCTGATCGTCGCTGGTGCCTCGGCCTACGCCCTGCGCATCGATTTTGAGCGTTTTGCCAAGATCGCCAAGGAAGTCGGCGCCATTTTCTGGGTGGACATGGCCCACTACGCAGGCTTGATCGCCGCCGGTTTCTACCCGAACCCGGTGCCTTTCGCCGACGTGGTCACCACCACCACCCACAAGACCCTGCGTGGTCCGCGCGGTGGCGTCGTGCTGATGAAGGCCGAGCACGAAAAGGCGATCAACTCCGCCATCTTCCCCGGCCTCCAGGGCGGCCCGCTGATGCACGTCATCGCCGCCAAGGCCGTGGCTTTCAAGGAAGCTGCCACGCCGGAATTCAAGGACTACCAGGAACAAGTCATCAACAACGCCCGCGTCATGGCGCGTGTGCTGGGTGAAGAGCGTGGTCTGCGCATTGTTTCCGGTCGTACCGAAAGCCACGTTTTCCTGGTCGACCTGCGTTCCAAGAACATCACCGGCAAGGAAGCCGAAGCGGCGCTGGGTCGTGCTCACATCACGGTGAACAAGAACGGTATCCCGAACGACCCGCAGAAGCCGTTCGTCACCTCCGGTATTCGTATCGGTTCGCCGGCCATGACAACGCGTGGTTTCACCGAGATCGAAGCCGAGCAGATCGCTCACCTGATCGCCGACGTGCTGGATGCACCGAACGATGAGGCGGTTGCCGCAACGGTTCGCGCCAAGGCGGCCGAGCTGTGCAAGCGCTTCCCGGTCTACGGAGCCTAAGCGACCGTGAAATGCCCTTTCTGCGGTGCTGACGAAACGGCGGTCGCCGATACCCGTCTCAATGACGAAGGCGATCTCGTTCGTCGCCGCAGGAAGTGCAATGTTTGCGACAAGCGTTTTACAACCTACGAGCGGGCGGAAATCCGCCTGCCGCAGGTGGTCAAGAAGAATGGTTCGCGTACGGAATTCAGTCGCGACAAGCTGCGCGCCAGCCTGGAGTTGGCCTTGCGCAAGCGTCCGGTGTCGACCGACTCGGTCGATGCGGCGATTGCCGAAATCGAAGAAAAACTGCTGACGGCCGGCGAGCGTGAAATCACCTCGCAACAGGTGGGTGAATTGGTCATGCGCGAGCTGAAGAAGCTCGACAAGGTGGCCTACATCCGTTTTGCCTCGGTCTATCGCAACTTCGAAGACGTGGATGCTTTTTCCCGGGCGATCCGCGAAGTTTCTCCCAACGAAAAGAAAAAATGAGTTTTTCTGCCGTCGACCACGGCAACATGGCCCGTGCGCTCCAATTGGCCGAGCAAGGCTTGTGGACGACTTCGCCCAATCCGCGGGTGGGTTGCGTGCTGGTCCGTGATGGCCAGATTGTTGGCGAAGGCTGGCACCAGAAAGCTGGCGAGCCGCATGCCGAAGTGCATGCCTTGCGCGCCGCCGGCGACAAGGCGCGTGGTGCGACGGCCTATGTCACGCTCGAACCGTGCAGTCATTTCGGGCGTACCCCGCCGTGCGCCGAGGCGCTGATTGCCGCGGGCGTGTCGCGGGTGGTCGCGGCGATGACCGATCCGAATCCGCTGGTTGCCGGCAAGGGCCTGACCATGTTGCAGGCAGCAGGCATCGAAACGGCGAGCGGCCTGCTGGAAAACGAGGCGTGCGAACTGAATATCGGTTTTGTCTCGCGCATGACGCGTGGCCGGCCGTGGTTGCGCCTCAAGGCGGCGGCCAGCCTGGATGGCAAGACAGCATTGAATAACGGTGTCAGCCAGTGGATTACCGGGCCGGAGGCACGGCGTGACGGACATCGCTGGCGAGCCAGGGCTTGCGCTATCCTGACCGGCATCGGTACGGTGCGCGATGATGATCCACAACTCAATGTACGAGACGTGGCAACGACGCGTCAGCCCTTGCGGGTGATTGTCGATAGCCGTCTGGAAATATCGCTTTCGGCGCGCATCCTGCAGGGAGGTGCGGTGCTTGTGGCTGGTGCGGTCGATGATCCGGAAAAAGCAGCTTTGCTGCGGTCGACCGGGGCAGAAGTCGTGATTTTGCCCAATTCGGCAGGCAAGGTTGAGTTGAGGGCCTTGCTTGAAGAGCTCGGACGACGCGGCATCAACGAGGTACATGCCGAGGCGGGCTTCAAGCTCAACGGTTCCCTGATGCGCGAAGGTCTGGTCGATGAGTTGCTGCTTTACCTGGCGCCCTGTCTGGTTGGCGATGCAGCCAGCGGCCTGTTCAACTTGCCGGAATTGACTAGCCTGAGCGGCAAACGCTTGCTGCAGGTGCGCGATCTGCGTCAGCTTGGCGAAGATATTCGCCTGATCGCACGTTTCCGCTAGGGCCGCAAACAGCGCAGGCTGCATCCTGCTTGAACTTGATGGTGCGCCATTCCATATCCAGTGCGTCAAGCAGCAGCAGGCGGCCACCGAGTGTCTGGCCGATGCCGGCAGCCAGTTTGAGCGCTTCGGCGGCCTGCATGGTGCCGATGATCCCGGTCAGCGGCGCAAAGACACCCATGATGGCACAACGGGTTTCGTCGACATCCTCCCCCTCTGGGAAGAGGCAGTGATAGCATGGCGCGTCGTCATTTCTCAGGTCGTAGACGCTGATTTGTCCGTCAAAGCGGATGGCGGCCCCTGAAACGAGTGGTTTCCTGTGGTGTACGCAGGCACGATTGATCGCGTGGCGCGTGGCGAAATTGTCGGTGCAGTCGAGCACGATGTTGGCATCGGCCACAAGGTTGTCCAGATCGCTGCCTGACAGGCGCTGCTTGAGGGGAACGATCTCGATCTCGGGATTGATCGCCGCCATCGCTACTTGTCCTGAATAGGCTTTGTCCATGCCGACACGGGCCTGGGTGTGCATGATCTGTCGCTGCAGGTTGGTGAAGTCGACGGTGTCGTCATCGACCAGGGTTATTTTTCCCAGTCCGGCAGAAGCAAGGTAAAGGGCTGCAGGGGAACCAAGGCCACCGGCCCCGATGATCAGGGCGTGGCTCGCCAGGATGCGGGCTTGCCCCTCGATACCGATGGCGTCGAGCAGGATGTGGCGGCTGTAGCGGAGAAGTTGGTCGTCGTTCATTCAGGCTTGTGCTGGGCAATCACGGAGGTGCGTCCAGCGCACGCCGAAAAATCAGTCGCTATTTGTATTCACGCCATTCCGGCGGAGTGTCGTCGTGGTCGCCATGCGGGTGGAGTTCCCAAGCCTTGACATAGGCTTCCTGCGAGGAGCGTTTGATGCGTCGCTCGGGGGCGCCTATGTTATGCAGTTGCGTATCTTCGACGTAGTGGATGAGTGCGCGTGTCAGCTTGCTCATCAATGTGTTGTCGAGGTGGAAACCCTTGTCTTCCAGGTGGCCTTCAAGCTCTTCCAGCGTATGCTGGGTCAGCTCGTAGCTGACGCCGACCACCCGTTTTTCATGTTTTGGCTCGACGGCAACTTCATCCAGTGTTTGCAGGTCGTCAGCCGCTTCCGGCACTTGGCCGGGGGGGAATTTAGCAAACAGGATTTCGCGCTTTTTCTTGAGATCCGCGTTAGTCATCATCCCTCCCGGTGGCTGAATTACTGAGCCTTATTCTGCATGATCTGAAGCCCCTTGAGAAGATTCAGGGCCTGCTGGAACTGGTAGTCGGTCTTCGAGGCATATTCCAGGCGGGGCAGCATGTCCTCGTCGCTCTCGTCCTTGCTGCTTTTGTCCTTGGTCGTCTTGGCCGGGGCTTTTTGCTGGAGCTTGGGTTCCGGCTTGGCCACTTCCTTGGGCGCCTCTTTTTCCTTGTCGTTGATCAGGTGGCGATCAAGGTCTGCTTCGCGGATGCGCATGCCGCCGCCACTGCCATTCGCTGTCTCTTCAACGAGAATGTCTGGAACAATGCCTTTTGCCTGGATCGAACGGCCATCCGGCGTGTAGTAACGCGCCGTGGTGAGCTTGATCGCCGTGTTGCCTGGCAGCGGCAGGACTGACTGGACCGAGCCCTTGCCGAAGGTCTGCGTGCCGAGGATGACCGCCCGTTTGTGGTCTTGCAGCGCGCCGGCAACAATTTCCGAGGCTGAAGCCGAGCCGCTGTTGACCAGAACGACCATGGCGACCTTCTTTGACTCGATTGGCATGCCCTTGAGCGGATCTTCCTTGCCGCCGCGCAGATAGTCTTGCGGACGCGCCCGGAATTCCTGTTTTGCATCCGGGGTGCGCCCATCGGTCGAAACAATTTTGACATCCGGTGGGAGGAAGGCGGCAGAAACGCCAATGGCGCTGTTCAGCAAGCCGCCCGGGTCATTGCGCAAATCGAGCACCAAGCCTTGCAGCTTGTTACCGTTTTCCTTGTACAGGCCGGCAACGTGACGGGCGATATCCGCCGTTGTGTTTTCCTGGAACTGGGTGATGCGTACCCAGCCATAACCCGGCTCAACTAGTTTCGATTTGACGCTCTGAACCTTGATGACTTCACGGATCAGCGTGACTTCGATCGGCTTGGTTTCGCCTTTGCGCAAAATCGAGATCTTGAGCGGTGTCTTTGGTTTGCCGCGCATTTTTTTGACGGCTTCAGCCAGGGTCAGGCCCTTGACTGGGGTGTCGTCGAGTTTGAAGATCAGGTCGCCTGCTTTCAGGCCAGCCCGGTAAGCTGGCGTGTCCTCGATGGGGGAAACTACCTTGACCAGGCCGTCTTCCATGCCGACTTCGATGCCCAGCCCCCCAAACTCGCCCTGGGTGCCGACCTGGAGATCCTTGAACGCATCGGCGTCAAGGTAGGTGGAGTGTGGGTCGAGGTTGGAAAGCATGCCGGAAATGGCATTGGTGATCATCTTTTTGTCTTCGACTGGCTCGACATAGCCTTGCTTGATTGCGCTGTATACCTCAGCGAAGGTGCGCAATTCGTCGATCGGCAAGCCTGCTTTGCTCTCCTTGTCGGCGAAGGCCGGGAGATTCAGGCTGATGAGTGCGCCGGCGACAAAGGCGCCCGCAACCAAACTGATTGTTTTCGTTTTGCTCATTTCAAACTGGCCCATTTCATCGGGTCGATCGGTTGCCCTTGGTGGCGGAGTTCAAAGTATAAACCGGATTCCGGGTTGCCTCCGCTGTTGCCTGCGGTGGCGATGGTTTCTCCGCCCTTGATGCTCTGGCCGACCTGTTTGAGCAAGGACTCGTTGTTGCCATAGATCGAGAGATAGGCATCGCCGTGGTCGACGATCAGGATATTGCCAAAACCGCGCATCCAGTCGGCAAAGACCACGCGGCCGCTGGCTACGGCCTTGACTTCGCTGCCGCCTGCGGCACGAATGAAGAGTCCGCGCCAGGTGCCACCGCCATCGCGCGGCGAGCCGAAGCGGCCGCTGACCGTGCCGCGCACCGGGAGGCGGAGGCTGCCTTTCTGGCGGGCGAAATTGCCGTTGCTGGCAACCGGTTCGTAGTTGTTTTCGGCTTCGGCAGGTTTCTGGCGTGGCGCTTCGGCGGTTTCTTCCCTGCGGGGCGGGGCTTTCGATTCCGGCTCGGTACGCGGTTTTGTTTTTTGTCGCGCGGCCTCGGCTATTTTTGCGGCCTCCGCCGCGCGAGCCGCTTCTGCTGCCTTGGCAGCCTGTGCCGCAAGTATTTTCGAGAGTCGGTCGATGAGGCTGGTCAGGCGTTTTTCATTTTGCTGGAGATTGCCGATCTCCTTGCGCTGGGCGGCGACCTTGTCCGATATCTGGGCGTGCAGGCGCTTGCGCTCTTCGCGCTGCTTGTTGAGTTCGGCGACGCGAACCTGTTGCTGTGCTTCAACCTCTTTCAGTTCTGCCGCTCGTTCCTTGGCATCTGCCGCCAGGGCGCGCTTCTTGTCGAGTGTGGCGTTGATTTCGCCCATCAACTCGGCCCGGGTCAGGGCAATGGCCGAAAAATAATGCAGATCGCGCGCGACCTGGTTGGGGTCATCGCCGTTGAGCAATAGCTGGAGGGAGTCCGGGGTGCCGCGCAGGTATTGCTTGTAGAGCAGCTTTTCGAGCTGGCTTTGTTGCTGGTTGAGTGTGACGGCCAGGTCCTTTGATTGCTGCTCAAGATTTTCGAGTCTTTTTTGCAGTCGACCGCGCTGGTCGGTCAGTTCGTGAAGTTCGCGTTGCAACCGGGATATCTGGCGTTCGGATTCGCGTAGGCGATCAGCAGCATCTGCCTTGTTTTCTTCGCTGGTGTTGAGATCCTTGCGTAGTCCTTCGATCCTGCCGCGCAGTTCGCCAAGGTCGGCCTGGCGCTCGGCAATTTCGGGGGCGGCGGGTGACGATGGTGCGGTTTTCTTGGCGGCATGGGCTGGCGTCAGGGTCAGTGCCGACCAGGCCAGAAGGCATGTCGCTGCAGCACGTAGTGCCGGGGCGCAAATGGAGATTTTTTTCGGCAAATATTTCAACGGCCTTGGGTGGGTGTCTGGGGCGGGCGAAGTGAACGAATTTGCACGCACGGATTTCCCTGATTGATGTTGATTAAGGTCGGCGAAACCGAAACCATTATTTTATAATGATCCATTCACCGATAACGAGGTTTTATCTTGGAAGCCCCTTCCGTCAATTTAATCGACAAGCAGGAACACATCGAAATGGCTGCGCGCGCGCTCAAAGCCATCGCGCATCCGCTGCGTCTGAAAATTCTATGTGTCCTGGGAGATCAGGAAGCCTGTGTGCAGGAGATCGTCGAAGCGGTCGGAACCTCGCAAAGCAACATTTCCCAGCATTTGGCGATTTTGCGTGAGAAGGGTGTGCTGTTGACGCGCAAGGATGCGAATCGTGTTTTTTACCGGGTAGGCGATCAGCGTACCCTGCAGCTGGTCGGTATGATGCGCGAAGTATTTTGTGGTGTAGAGGAATAGTTGAATGCCGATGGAATTTATCAATCAGAACATCCTGCTCATTTCGCTGGTGGCCATGAGCGCCTTTGGTTTGCTCATGCCCTTGCTCAAGGGGCGTCGTGCCAACGAGTTGAGTCCCGCCGAGGCGACCCAGCTGATCAATCGGGAAGATGCGCATATCGTCGATGTGCGCGAGGCTGATGAATTTGCCGCCGGCCACTTGCCGGAAGCCAGGCACATTCCGCTAGCCAAGCTGGCTGAACGAGCCGGTGAACTCGAAAAATTCAAGGACAAGCCGCTGATCATCTGTTGTGCCGCCGGCATGCGTTCGGCCAAAGGATGTGGCGAGCTGGGCAAACTTGGTTTTGCCAAGGTGTACAGCCTGGCAGGCGGGGTTGATGCCTGGGTGGGCGCCGGTTACCCGGTCAAGAAGGGTAACCGCAACAAATGAGCGCGCATGTCCTGATGTATACGACCGCTGTTTGTCCTTACTGCGTGCGAGCCAAGCAATTGCTGGCGGCACGGGGTGTGACGGGCATCGAAGAGGTTCGGGTTGATCTCGATCCGGCGCGTCGCGAGGAAATGATGCAGCGCACGCAGCGGCGTACCGTGCCGCAAATTTATATTGGCGAGACGCATGTCGGTGGTTGCGACGACCTGATTGCGCTCGATGCGGCAGGCAAGCTCAAACCCTTGCTTGACGCCTGAACCCGATAACCATTAATTCACTGAAAGAAAATCATGGAACAAAACGAACAGCCCGTCTTCGGTATTGAAAAGCTCTACGTCAAGGATCTCTCCATCGAAGTGCCGAATGCGCCGGAAATCTTCCTGGAGAGCGAAGCTCCGCAGGTTGAAATCAGCCTGAACACCGGTGGCCGTGGCGTTGGTGAAGGTGTTTTCGAAGTGGTGCTGACGGTGACGGTGACTGCCAAACTGGGCGAAAAGACGGTTTTCCTGGTTGAAGTCGGTCAGGCCGGTGTTTTCCGCATCATGAATGTGCCGGATGAGCAAATCGAGCCGCTGATTGCCGTTGCTTGCCCGAACCTGCTGTTCCCGTATGCCCGTGAAGCCATTTCGACGGCGGTAACCCGTGCCGGTTTCTCGCCGATCGTGCTCCAGCCGGTTAATTTCGAATCGATGTACATGCAGCGTCTGCAAGAGCAGGCTGCTGCAGAGCAACCAGAAGCAACGCTGCAATAAGCCATGACCATCTGGCGCCGGGCACTGCCCTTCATTGCATTGCTCGGTGCTGCAGGTGCAGCACCGGCTGTCGATTATCGTTCGGTCGATGTGCCGGCAGCCGTGCTTTATGATTCACCTTCGCAGAAGGGCAAGAAGCTCTATCTGATCAAGGCGCAGACACCGGTCGAGGTGATTGTTCGTCTTGAGGGGTGGTTCAAGATTCGCGATGCCGAAGGCTCGCTGGCCTGGGTTGAGTCGCGCTATCTCGGCGATCGCCGGACGCTCGTTGTGACAGCGCTGAAGGCTGAAATCCGTCAATCGGACAAGGCTGACTCTCCTGTTGTGCTCGAACTCGACAAGTGGGTGGCGGTTGAACTGGTCGAGCCGGCTTCGCCGGGATGGGCCAAGGTGCGCCATCGTGATGGTGTGACCGGCTATATTCGTTCGACGCAGGTCTGGGGCCTATGAAAATTACGTTGCTCGGCGCAGGCGCCTGGGGCACGGCGTTGGCGATTGCCTTTGCCGGCAAGCATGATGTCACGCTGTGGTCGCGCGAAGAGGATGTCGCAGTCGACTTGCTGAATACCCGCGAAAACAAACGCTTCTTTCCGGGCTATCGCTTGCCTGAGTCGGTTGCTGTGTCGACCGATTTTTCTGCGGCAGTAGCTTCGGCCGAGTTGTTGGTCATCTCGACGCCGATTGCCGGTTTGCGTCCGACGGCTGAGCGCCTCAAAACCCTGAATTGCACGCTGCCATTGCTTTGGGTGTGCAAGGGCTTTGAGGCAGGGACGGGCCTGTTGCCGCACCAGGTTGTCATTGATGTGCTGGGCCTGGGTGTCGTTTGTGGCGCGTTGTCCGGCCCCAGCTTTGCCGAAGAAGTGGCGGCCGGTCAGCCGACCGCCGTGGCGCTGGCGACCAATCACCCCGAGTTTGCCCGCGAAGCGGCCCGTCAGTTGCACACCAGTCGTTTGCGCATTTATGCCAATGATGATCTGGTTGGCGTCGAAGTGGGCGGGGCGGTCAAGAATGTCATGGCGATTGCGACAGGGACATGCGATGGTTTGGGTCTTGGTCTGAACACCCGCGCTGCGCTGATGACGCGAGGCCTGGCTGAAATTGCCCGTCTCGGGTTGGCGCTGGGCGCCAGGCGCGAGACTTTCATGGGCTTGGCCGGCATGGGCGACCTGATCCTGACGTGCACCGGCGACCTGTCGCGCAATCGCCGTGTCGGGCTGGCCTTGGCGGAGGGCAAGTCCCTGCCGCAAATTCTTGAAGAGCTCGGGCATGTGGCCGAGGGGGTCTATACGGCACGCGAAGTCGATCGTCTGGCTCGCCAGTATTCGGTCGATATGCCGATCAGTGCCGCTGTGGCTGCCGTGCTTGATGGCCGTCTGAATGCAGCGCAGGCGGTCGAGCAGTTGATGGCGCGCGACCCGAAGGAAGAGCTGGCTTAAGCCGCGCCCTTGAAGCCGCTTTGACGCCAGGCTTCAAACACGGTCACGGCAGTGGCATTCGATAAATTCAGACTGCGCTGATCTGCCTGCATGGGCAGGCGGAGTCTGTTTTCCGGCAAGAATTCAGCCAGTATCTCGGGCGGCAGGCCGCTGGTTTCCCGTCCAAAAACAAACACATCATTGTCGTTCAGTGTGGTCGAGAACGGGTTGGCATGGCCCTTGGTGGTCATTGCAAACATCCGGCGATGCCCCAGGGCCTGACGACAGGCTGCCCAGTCGGAGTGGCGAACGACGCGGGCGTATTCGTGATAGTCCAGTCCGGCCCGGCGCAAGCCCTTGTCGTCGATATTGAAACCCAGCGGTTCAACAAGATGCAGTTCGGTGCCGGTATTGGCGCACAAACGAATGATGTTGCCGGTATTGGGCGGAATTTCGGGCTGGTAGAGAACGACGGCGACCACGATGTAATTGGCTGGGTTCGGAGGGGGCGGATTAAAGCACGAATTGATCGTGATTAGTGTTTCAGGGTCCGTGCGGCAACGACAACGCTGACTGTTCCCGCGCCATGTATTTTCAGAATACGAGCGGATTCATTCAGGGTTGCGCCGGTTGTCATCACGTCATCAACCAGCAAAATGCGCTGCCCAGTGTAGTCTTTGCTGCATTCGAATGCACCGGCCACGTTTTTATGGCGCTCCTTGTGCGGCAAATCGGCTTGTGGCCGGGTGGCTCGCGTTCGTTGCAGGTGGTGATAGTCGACCGGTCGGTCTAGGACCTTGCCCAGTGCGCGCGCTATTTCCATGGATTGGTTGAAGCCGCGTTCGAGCAAACGGGCCGGATGCAATGGCAGTGGAATGATCAAGTCGTGGTCGCTTGCTGTCAGTTGCGTGGACAGCCGCTCTCCGAACCATTCCGCGACAGATAACTGGTGACCGTATTTCAGGCTGTGAATGATGCGGTCGACCGGGAAATCGTAGCGAAATCCGGCGATCACCTTGTCGAAGTGCGGTGCTTTGTGGAGGCAGGCGCCGCAACGTTCGCCGTAGCTGGTCTGCTCGGCGCAGGATGGGCAGCATTGGGGCGGCATGCCGGGTAGTTCGGCAAGGCAGTCGGCGCAGATCACGCGGCTGGCGCTATTTTCTCCGCAGAGTAGGCAACTGCCGGGAAGCGCATTCGAAAGTCCCTGCGCAACATGCTTTAACGCTTGCCGCAGGGGCTGGGGTAAAATTGACATGATTCAGAGCGTCCTCGATAATCCATAATTACCGTTGTTTTCGTATCTGATTTTTATCGTTTATTTTCGCAAGGCCACTCATGCAAGCAAGCACTCTCGCCGCTGTTTCTTCCACTCCGCAGTCTGCTCCTGCCCGTCGCTGGACGGCCGAGGAGGTGCTCGCCCTGTACGAGCTGCCGCTCATGGATCTGATCTGGCGCGCCCAGGGCGTGCATCGCGAAAATTTCGATCCGAACGCCATTCAACGCTCGACGCTGCTTTCGGTCAAGACCGGTGGCTGTTCCGAGGACTGTAGCTATTGCTCACAGTCGGCGCGCTATGAAACCGATACCCAGCGCGAACGCCTGATGCCACTCGACGAGGTCGTTGCTGCTGCCAAGGCTGCCAAGGACAAGGGGGCTTCCCGTTTCTGCATGGGCGCTGCCTGGAAGGGGCCGAAAGACAACGATCTTGACCGCGTGCTCGACATGGTCCGTGAGGTCAAGGCCCTCGGCATGCAGACGTGTGTCACGCTCGGTATGCTCAAGGACGGTCAGGCTGAAAAGCTGAAAGAAGCCGGCCTGGATTACTACAACCACAATCTCGATACGGACAAGGAGTTCTACGGTCAGGTGATCAAGAGCCATACGCACGATGATCGTCTCGATACGCTCGAGCAGGTGCGTGATGCCGGGATCAATGTTTGTTCCGGCGGGATTATCGGCATGGGCGAATCGCGCAAGAATCGCGCCGCACTGATCGTCCAGTTGGCCAATCTGCCGAAGCCGCCTGAATCCGTGCCAATCAACAACCTGGTGCCGATTCCGGGGACGCCGCTGGCCGCTAACGAGCGTCTTGATCCATTCGAGTTCGTCCGGACCATCGCCGCCGCCCGCATCGCCATGCCTTCCTCCTGGGTGCGCCTCTCGGCCGGTCGTCAGGAAATGACCGACGAACTCCAGACGCTGTGCTTCCTGGCTGGCGCTAATTCGATGTTCTACGGTGACCGTCTGTTGACCACCAATAATCCGGAAGCCGATCGCGACGACGCATTGTTTGCCCGCTTGGGCGTCAAGGCGGTTTGAACACCACTTTCGTCGACCGGCAGCAAGTCGGTCGACGGTTTTCCCGCGTTGCGGCGAATTACGATCAGGCCGATTTTTTCGTCCGCGAGATCGATCGTCGGATGCAGGACCGGCTTGACTACGTCAAGCTTGCCCCCCGGCAAATCCTTGATCTCGGCTGCGCTCGCGGCGGCAGCTTTGCGGCCCTGTCGACGCGTTATCCGGAAGCGCATTTGCTCGGGCTGGATCTTTCGCCGGCCATGCTGCAAGCTGCCCAACCGCGCCGCGCGGGCTGGCAGCGCTGGTTGGGGATGGGCGCCTCGAATCAGCCAGCCCTTCTGGCGGCCGACGCAGCCCATTTGCCCATCAAATCGCGGTCGACCGCGCTGATCTGGTCAAATCTGCTGCTCCACTGGCTGGATGATCCTTTGCCGGCACTGGCTGAAGCGCATCGCGTGCTTGAAGTGGGCGGTTTGCTGATGTTCTCGACGCTGGGGCCTGATTCGCTCAAGGAGTTGCGTACGGCATTCGGTGATGGTTACGCACACACCCAGCGTTTCATCGACATGCATGATCTGGGTGACATGCTGGTCGGCTGCGGTTTCAGCGATCCGGTGATGGACATGGAAGTGATCACGCTGACTTATGATGATCTCGATGCCATGTTTGCCGAGTTAAGGGCTGCCGGCTCCAGTTGTGCGATGAAAGCCCGACGGCATGGCCTGACTGGCCGGCAAGTGTTAAGTGACGCACGTCAGGCGTACGAAGCAATGCGCCGGGATGGCAAGTTGCCGGCGACCTTCGAGGTGGTTTATGGCCACGCCTGGAAGCCGGAGCCAAAGCAGGCGCCGGACGGGCGTGCGATCGTTCGCTTCGACCTGCCGCGCGCTAAATGACTACTTGGGCCGCTGCCTGAAAAAATGTAGCGGCTTGGTGGTGGTCGGTGCAGTAGCGGGTATGGCCTTGCGCTGCCGTTCCCTGATTCTCCAGCCAAGCAATGCGACGAGTGCGGCACTGCCGGCGATTGGCCAGATCAGGGCATCTGCCTTGCTTTGCCACAGGTAGTGGATGGCTGCCAAAATGCCGATCAGATAGATGTTGCGGTGCAATTCCTGCCAGCGGCGACCGCCCAGTTGCCGTATGGTCACCTGGTTTGAGGTGGCAGCCAGGGGAGTCAGCAACACGAAGGCAGCGAAGCCAATTGCGATGAATGGCCGCTTCAAAATATCCCTGGCGATCTCGTCGACCGCGAAAGCGTGCTGAAACCCGACGAATGAAAGAGCGTGCAGTGCCGCATAGAAAAAGGCGAACAAGCCCAGCATGCGGCGCAAGCGAAGCAGCCAGTGCCATTGTGTCAGGCTGCGTAGCGGCGAGATGCTTAGCGTCAGCAGCAAGAAACTGAACGTCCAGAAACCGGTACGCCGTTGGATAAATTCGGCAGGCTGTGTGCCAAGGTCGCCAGCCCATGCCGCCTGGACCAAGCATCCAAAAGGGATCAGGGCGAGGGAAAAAAGCAGGGCCTTGAGCCAGCTGAGCTCTTTGCTATCGGGGTGCCAGGCAATTGCCCGGTGTTCTCTTGCGGTCATCCGGTTCAGGCTGCGAGAGCCTGTTTTAGTTCCTTGATGTCTTCTTCTGCATCTTCGATCAAATCGGCAAAGCGTTCTTGGTCAATTTTGCGGAGCGCCGACTCCTCCGGGGGCAGGCCGGCTTCGAGCCAGTCGTGGTCGCAACCGGCAAGCAGGTTGGCAAAATACAAGACATCGCTAACGGAGCAGGGGGTTTCGACGTTCTGCAACCGGTCGTGCTCACGGACTGCGGTGGTGATGTTTTCTGGCAGACCGAGAACGTGCAACAGGCTTTCGCCAATGCTGCCATG
The sequence above is drawn from the Dechloromonas sp. TW-R-39-2 genome and encodes:
- a CDS encoding murein hydrolase activator EnvC yields the protein MPKKISICAPALRAAATCLLAWSALTLTPAHAAKKTAPSSPAAPEIAERQADLGELRGRIEGLRKDLNTSEENKADAADRLRESERQISRLQRELHELTDQRGRLQKRLENLEQQSKDLAVTLNQQQSQLEKLLYKQYLRGTPDSLQLLLNGDDPNQVARDLHYFSAIALTRAELMGEINATLDKKRALAADAKERAAELKEVEAQQQVRVAELNKQREERKRLHAQISDKVAAQRKEIGNLQQNEKRLTSLIDRLSKILAAQAAKAAEAARAAEAAKIAEAARQKTKPRTEPESKAPPRREETAEAPRQKPAEAENNYEPVASNGNFARQKGSLRLPVRGTVSGRFGSPRDGGGTWRGLFIRAAGGSEVKAVASGRVVFADWMRGFGNILIVDHGDAYLSIYGNNESLLKQVGQSIKGGETIATAGNSGGNPESGLYFELRHQGQPIDPMKWASLK
- a CDS encoding ArsR/SmtB family transcription factor, whose product is MAARALKAIAHPLRLKILCVLGDQEACVQEIVEAVGTSQSNISQHLAILREKGVLLTRKDANRVFYRVGDQRTLQLVGMMREVFCGVEE
- a CDS encoding rhodanese-like domain-containing protein, with product MPMEFINQNILLISLVAMSAFGLLMPLLKGRRANELSPAEATQLINREDAHIVDVREADEFAAGHLPEARHIPLAKLAERAGELEKFKDKPLIICCAAGMRSAKGCGELGKLGFAKVYSLAGGVDAWVGAGYPVKKGNRNK
- the grxC gene encoding glutaredoxin 3 gives rise to the protein MSAHVLMYTTAVCPYCVRAKQLLAARGVTGIEEVRVDLDPARREEMMQRTQRRTVPQIYIGETHVGGCDDLIALDAAGKLKPLLDA
- the secB gene encoding protein-export chaperone SecB — encoded protein: MEQNEQPVFGIEKLYVKDLSIEVPNAPEIFLESEAPQVEISLNTGGRGVGEGVFEVVLTVTVTAKLGEKTVFLVEVGQAGVFRIMNVPDEQIEPLIAVACPNLLFPYAREAISTAVTRAGFSPIVLQPVNFESMYMQRLQEQAAAEQPEATLQ
- a CDS encoding SH3 domain-containing protein; protein product: MTIWRRALPFIALLGAAGAAPAVDYRSVDVPAAVLYDSPSQKGKKLYLIKAQTPVEVIVRLEGWFKIRDAEGSLAWVESRYLGDRRTLVVTALKAEIRQSDKADSPVVLELDKWVAVELVEPASPGWAKVRHRDGVTGYIRSTQVWGL
- a CDS encoding NAD(P)H-dependent glycerol-3-phosphate dehydrogenase, producing the protein MKITLLGAGAWGTALAIAFAGKHDVTLWSREEDVAVDLLNTRENKRFFPGYRLPESVAVSTDFSAAVASAELLVISTPIAGLRPTAERLKTLNCTLPLLWVCKGFEAGTGLLPHQVVIDVLGLGVVCGALSGPSFAEEVAAGQPTAVALATNHPEFAREAARQLHTSRLRIYANDDLVGVEVGGAVKNVMAIATGTCDGLGLGLNTRAALMTRGLAEIARLGLALGARRETFMGLAGMGDLILTCTGDLSRNRRVGLALAEGKSLPQILEELGHVAEGVYTAREVDRLARQYSVDMPISAAVAAVLDGRLNAAQAVEQLMARDPKEELA
- the trmL gene encoding tRNA (uridine(34)/cytosine(34)/5-carboxymethylaminomethyluridine(34)-2'-O)-methyltransferase TrmL — protein: MVAVVLYQPEIPPNTGNIIRLCANTGTELHLVEPLGFNIDDKGLRRAGLDYHEYARVVRHSDWAACRQALGHRRMFAMTTKGHANPFSTTLNDNDVFVFGRETSGLPPEILAEFLPENRLRLPMQADQRSLNLSNATAVTVFEAWRQSGFKGAA
- a CDS encoding ComF family protein; translated protein: MSILPQPLRQALKHVAQGLSNALPGSCLLCGENSASRVICADCLAELPGMPPQCCPSCAEQTSYGERCGACLHKAPHFDKVIAGFRYDFPVDRIIHSLKYGHQLSVAEWFGERLSTQLTASDHDLIIPLPLHPARLLERGFNQSMEIARALGKVLDRPVDYHHLQRTRATRPQADLPHKERHKNVAGAFECSKDYTGQRILLVDDVMTTGATLNESARILKIHGAGTVSVVVAARTLKH